A stretch of the Thermovirga sp. genome encodes the following:
- a CDS encoding M20 family metallopeptidase, with protein MSGNHERGTAVNARDVKKAVKARHREIIRFLSKVLQTPSVTGDEAAVAEVIAREIEGIGLRPRIEETEKGRPNVLAEWEGSPGPRFVFNGHMDVFPPPAGAEKEYDGPWSGRVEGDWIFGSGANDMKAGLCGSIMAVRVLKEMGFVPMGSVLLTCTCDEENGGWLGVKYLLDKGLIKGDFGLNMEPTALKLLLNHSGIFRARFTFEGKAAHSSNPSEGIDALKKSIRAIQGLYELGKRLEKRSIPGWGSPTLNVTTLQAGTATNVIADRSTFSIDRRLVPGESHEEAEAEIMAVLEEQKKIDPDLRFVHEIISDRPALEIPPDSTVVKTIEKAFEDLQGKPLGRMKARFGSDAADIVKATGM; from the coding sequence ATGAGCGGCAACCACGAAAGAGGGACCGCGGTGAATGCCCGGGACGTCAAAAAAGCGGTAAAAGCCCGCCACCGGGAGATTATCCGTTTCCTATCCAAGGTCCTCCAGACTCCAAGCGTAACGGGGGACGAAGCGGCGGTGGCAGAAGTAATCGCCAGGGAGATCGAAGGAATAGGTCTCAGACCCCGGATCGAAGAAACCGAAAAGGGCAGGCCCAACGTTTTGGCGGAGTGGGAAGGCTCACCAGGTCCACGGTTTGTCTTTAACGGCCATATGGATGTATTTCCCCCGCCGGCGGGGGCGGAAAAGGAATACGACGGCCCCTGGTCGGGGCGAGTCGAAGGCGACTGGATCTTCGGGAGTGGAGCCAACGACATGAAAGCAGGCCTCTGCGGCTCGATCATGGCGGTCCGAGTGCTTAAGGAAATGGGATTTGTGCCAATGGGTAGCGTTCTGCTGACCTGCACCTGCGATGAAGAGAACGGTGGCTGGCTCGGAGTGAAATATCTCCTGGACAAGGGGTTGATAAAGGGCGACTTCGGACTGAACATGGAACCAACGGCGCTGAAGCTTCTTCTAAACCATAGCGGCATTTTCAGGGCTCGTTTCACCTTTGAGGGCAAGGCCGCTCATTCGAGTAACCCCAGCGAAGGCATTGACGCCCTGAAAAAATCTATCCGGGCCATCCAGGGGCTTTATGAACTAGGAAAGCGGCTGGAAAAACGTTCCATCCCCGGCTGGGGAAGCCCCACCTTAAACGTAACCACCCTCCAGGCCGGGACGGCAACAAATGTAATCGCTGACCGAAGCACCTTTTCCATTGACCGGAGGCTGGTCCCGGGAGAAAGCCACGAAGAGGCGGAAGCGGAAATAATGGCTGTCCTTGAAGAGCAGAAAAAAATCGACCCGGACCTTCGCTTTGTGCACGAAATCATCTCCGACCGGCCGGCGCTGGAAATTCCGCCCGATTCGACCGTTGTGAAGACGATAGAGAAGGCCTTCGAGGACCTCCAGGGTAAGCCGCTGGGAAGGATGAAGGCGCGCTTTGGCTCCGATGCCGCGGATATCGTGAAAGCCACCGGCATGC
- the mgtA gene encoding magnesium-translocating P-type ATPase, producing the protein MAPSLSEVPPKYWSKTRQELLSALDSNPEGLSSPAARERLEIFGPNLAAASKVAGPLRMFLDKFRNPLVLILLFASTVSLFAHNWLESLIVLAIILGSTVLSFVSEYRASEAVKKLRQRVRIKAQVLRDGSAVSCPAEEIVPGDIVQVSAGSLIPADGVLLESRDLFVSQALLTGETFPAEKAPGEVPEDSTTAERSNCLFMGTSVRSGTGTFLVVRTGSQTALGEIAAPLAATPPETEFERGLRRFGSLLLHVMVIIVFAIFFANVMLKRPLIETMLFAVALAVGLSPEMLPVILSVTLSRGAQNMAAHGVIVKRLNAIENLGSMNVLCSDKTGTLTEGVMKIEGALDAEGNPSEEVFQWAFLNSSFQSGLSNPLDEAILAHPKSRSLTEEGYRKLDEIPYDFVRKRLSVLVASPEGKNFLVTKGAMQNVLEMCTRVDRAGTIDDMDDGTRGEIMERFASWSMEGYRVIGIARKAVDDDQKEQDEKDLEFLGYLRFSDPPAEGVAEELDELRSLGVRLKMITGDNRYVARHVGGAVGVKTNRVITGSELSGMRDEALWHLVGHVDIFAEVDPNQKERIIRAFQTMGSVVGFLGDGINDAPALNAADVGISVDKAVDVAKEAADFVLMEHSLDMVRQGIQIGRRTFANTIKYIFITTSANFGNMISMAAGSLFLPFLPLLAKQVLLNNFMTDIPSVGIAGDRVDQEWEREPHRWNIKIIKNFMITFGLVSTAFDLLTFYALLRLAGSAASLFRTGWFIESLLTELLVLFVVRTYGPFYRSRPGTFILISSTLLGFLAVALPFLPVGRAFGFVPLPWPVLSALLSITLLYLVVSESTKRAFFRFLKL; encoded by the coding sequence ATGGCCCCTTCGTTGAGCGAGGTTCCGCCAAAATACTGGAGCAAAACCCGGCAAGAACTGCTGTCGGCCCTGGATAGCAACCCGGAAGGGCTGAGTTCGCCCGCTGCGAGGGAACGCCTGGAGATATTCGGCCCGAACCTTGCCGCCGCTTCGAAAGTTGCCGGTCCTCTCCGGATGTTCCTAGACAAGTTCCGCAACCCCCTCGTTCTCATCCTCCTTTTTGCTTCCACCGTGTCGCTCTTCGCCCACAACTGGCTGGAGTCCCTCATCGTACTCGCCATCATCCTGGGAAGCACCGTCCTCAGTTTTGTATCGGAATACCGGGCTTCCGAGGCGGTGAAGAAATTGCGTCAACGGGTGCGGATAAAGGCCCAGGTACTCCGTGACGGCAGCGCCGTATCCTGCCCCGCCGAAGAGATCGTTCCCGGGGATATCGTCCAGGTATCGGCCGGCAGCCTGATCCCGGCCGATGGGGTTCTGCTCGAATCCCGCGACCTCTTCGTCTCCCAAGCTCTCCTCACGGGGGAAACCTTCCCGGCGGAAAAAGCCCCCGGTGAAGTGCCCGAAGATTCCACCACCGCCGAAAGAAGCAACTGTCTCTTCATGGGGACCTCCGTCAGGAGCGGCACGGGAACATTCCTTGTCGTCAGGACCGGCAGTCAGACCGCCCTTGGAGAGATAGCCGCTCCTTTGGCGGCGACGCCCCCCGAAACGGAGTTCGAGAGGGGGCTCAGGCGTTTCGGGAGCCTCCTCCTGCACGTCATGGTGATCATCGTATTCGCCATCTTCTTCGCCAACGTGATGCTTAAAAGGCCGCTTATCGAAACCATGCTTTTCGCCGTCGCCCTGGCCGTCGGCCTTTCGCCTGAAATGCTTCCCGTCATTCTCAGTGTTACCCTTTCCCGGGGTGCCCAGAACATGGCGGCCCATGGGGTCATTGTCAAAAGGCTCAATGCCATAGAGAACCTGGGAAGCATGAACGTGCTCTGCTCGGATAAAACCGGGACCCTGACCGAAGGTGTCATGAAGATCGAAGGGGCGCTCGATGCCGAGGGGAACCCGTCGGAAGAGGTCTTCCAATGGGCGTTCCTGAACTCCTCCTTCCAGTCGGGACTTTCAAACCCCCTGGATGAAGCCATCCTGGCGCACCCAAAATCCAGGAGCCTTACAGAGGAAGGTTACCGGAAACTCGACGAGATCCCCTACGATTTCGTGCGCAAGAGGCTCAGCGTCCTGGTAGCCTCCCCCGAGGGGAAAAATTTCCTGGTGACCAAGGGCGCCATGCAGAACGTGCTCGAAATGTGCACCAGGGTGGACAGGGCCGGCACCATCGATGACATGGACGACGGCACCCGCGGGGAGATCATGGAGCGCTTCGCCTCCTGGAGCATGGAAGGGTACCGCGTCATCGGCATCGCCCGGAAGGCTGTCGATGACGACCAAAAGGAACAGGATGAGAAGGACCTGGAGTTCCTGGGTTACCTGCGGTTTTCCGACCCCCCGGCGGAGGGGGTGGCGGAGGAACTGGACGAACTCCGTTCTCTCGGGGTGCGCCTCAAGATGATAACGGGGGATAACCGCTACGTGGCCCGCCACGTCGGCGGCGCCGTCGGGGTCAAGACCAACCGTGTCATTACCGGCTCAGAACTGTCGGGGATGAGGGATGAAGCCCTGTGGCATCTTGTGGGACATGTCGATATTTTCGCCGAAGTAGACCCCAACCAGAAGGAAAGGATCATCCGGGCGTTCCAGACAATGGGGTCGGTGGTGGGCTTCCTGGGCGACGGCATCAACGATGCGCCCGCTCTTAACGCCGCCGATGTCGGCATCTCGGTCGACAAAGCCGTGGACGTCGCCAAGGAGGCGGCCGACTTCGTCCTGATGGAGCACAGCCTGGACATGGTCCGCCAGGGGATCCAGATCGGCCGCCGGACCTTCGCCAACACGATAAAATACATATTCATCACCACGAGCGCCAACTTCGGAAACATGATAAGCATGGCGGCGGGTTCGCTCTTCCTTCCCTTCCTCCCCCTTTTGGCCAAGCAGGTGCTCCTCAACAACTTTATGACGGACATCCCTTCCGTGGGGATCGCCGGAGACCGGGTGGACCAGGAATGGGAAAGGGAACCCCATCGGTGGAACATCAAAATAATAAAGAATTTCATGATCACCTTCGGACTGGTGAGTACCGCCTTTGACCTGTTGACCTTTTACGCCCTCCTCAGGCTGGCGGGAAGCGCGGCAAGCCTTTTCCGAACCGGGTGGTTCATCGAATCCCTGCTGACGGAACTGCTGGTGCTTTTCGTAGTGAGGACCTACGGACCTTTCTACAGGAGCCGCCCCGGGACATTTATCCTTATTTCCTCCACCCTGCTGGGTTTCCTCGCCGTAGCGCTGCCCTTTCTCCCGGTGGGCCGGGCCTTCGGGTTCGTCCCCCTGCCGTGGCCGGTCCTGTCGGCCCTATTGTCCATAACCCTTCTCTACCTGGTCGTCTCGGAATCGACGAAGAGGGCCTTTTTCCGATTCCTCAAGTTATGA